Within the Sebastes umbrosus isolate fSebUmb1 chromosome 5, fSebUmb1.pri, whole genome shotgun sequence genome, the region aaaaaaattaaaagccatagtatagtatgtagaaaaattcaaaatgccatggtatagtatgtcgaaaagatgtcatagtatatagtatgtccaaaaaaattaaaaagtcatagtatagtatgtcgaaaaaaataaaaaaaaagtaattgtgtaGTAGgtcaaaaaaatgttaaaagtcatagtttagtatgtttcaaaaatgtcatagtatagtatgtcgaaaaaataaaaagtcataggatagtatgtcgaagaagtcatagtatatagtatgtccaaaaaaattaaaaagtcatagtatagtatgtcgaaaaaaataaaaaaaagtaagtgtagtatgtcataaaaatttaaaaaaagcatagtatgtcgaaaagaaatcactatatagtatgtcgaaaaaataaaaaaaagtcagtatagtatgactgtcgaaaaaaggtcatagcCTACTATGTCGAAAATAAGTCATGAtgcagtatgttgaaaaacaagtcatagtatagtttgtcataaaaaagtgacaaaCCAAAAAATCtgtgtatagtatgtcataaaaacaattttatttaaCAAAGTATGCCTAATATAGTATGCCTTATAAAAGTCACAGCACATTATACCATAACATTTCTTTATGATAAAGTGTCATAAATAATGTCACATATGTCTTTAAGGAGTATCTTTGGACAAATCTACATATTGAAAAAAAGCTACAAAACTGAATACCTCAGAAAATGGTGTTTAAGACGTTTAATTATTTTAAGTTCTTTAACTTTCAGTCAATTGACTGATGAATCACTAGTACATACtatgaaaacacttattataagGTCTATCTATAAGGTCCACAATGATTTTGTGGCCTTCATGAGGACCATACTGACTTATACCATCATTTACCTTAAGTTGTATTGTTAAACCCCCTTGTTGAGATTAGGGAGTTACATTTTTATACACAGAGGGATAAATACACATGGAGcgtaagaataaaataaaatcatgtcCTATGTCTGTAAGTGTGTGAGTTCAGTCTCACCTGTGGCGAATCTCCTCTTGACGAGTGACATGCGGTAGCGGCTGCCTACCAGCTCCACGTCCATGCCCGACAGCGAGGCCCCGGAGCCCACAAACTGAACAGCCAGGCTGGGTGGAGGGCCGCGGGGGACCTCCAGGCACTGCCAGCTGGCACACAGAGTCCCTGAGCCTGGGACACCACCggcaggcagagagacacagataCATGAGAAACATGAAAGATAAAGGTCATAAATGCAGTGGATGATGTTGATAAATTGTTAGCGCTTTGATTTTTTAAGTATAATTATCATAAAGAAGCAGATTCTTCATGCACTTCACCACATGATCCAACAGCTTAGATTTCAGACTAAAGTCCTGGATTGCTTTATGTTGTTAAACAAGAAAACATGCTGGTCTTTCAGTGTAATTTTGTATAGTACAAACAATGAGAGACTGACAAAAATATCGTTGAAGAACAAAAACTAGTCAGCAGAGAGGTCGAAATGGACGGCTAAaactaagtaagggataatgtacagcgagccggtcattgcgTGCGAAAGaattgtgaaagaatccccgacggGGAAGTgcagaggggtctctcatcgccctgaaggggattctttcacaacaaagacccgctagctgtacattatcctgcttattacacggctacttactgaagaaatcaatatagATTTATTCAATacacacaaaaacggtccgccagagtctgacatctgaactgcgcccatagcaacggtctgttatacatagcaacggcctgctatacatagcaacggtctgttatacatagcaacggtctgctatagatggcaacggtctgttatagatagcaacggtctgttatagatagCAACGCTCTgctacagaaattacagaccgccgtgattgaccaatcagaatggagtattcaacacagccgtgtaatgaTAACAGTTAAAACGCACAGCTTCTGCTTCTTCTCAAAGTGCGAACAGTACAAATGCAAACTTGACTCtacaaagaagaggagagagcaaACCTAAACATTGTCAATTACAGGATTGGATGTCTTGTACGGATTCACGTGGACCGGATCCACAACGGccactgtgtgttttctctgcagTGAAATACTGAAGATGCAGAATCAGTGACATCTTTTGAATCACTACTTAAAACTAATCTTTTATATTAATGCTAgcagttgtttttattattgttgggtattttattccatttaatttttgtttgtttatttttgtttcattgcagtcctgaaatgttttaataCTGGTTCAACCATTTAGAGCACTTTGTAAagtttatttctattattattattattatcattattgttattattattatggctaAGATGAAGGGGTACCTGAGCCCATCTGGTAGGGCTGTGGGGGATCCTTTTTTAGACCTCTAGTTTAGTTTCtttagatccccattagctACAGCATTGCAGCAGCTACAGTATTCTAATCTAATTACATTTAACAGTTCAACAGCCATTTCAGCAGCATTAGCTTCACACTGAAATGCAGCCATGTAAATGCTTTTGAAACAGTGAGTTGTAGTATCATCTTTTGACCTCTGTATATCATTCACAGATATATATTGTGTGATAAAGACAAAGTTTAGGATGAACTACTGTACAGTTTCTTTTCAGCGGTCATCAAGCTGATAAATGTCTTCTCCAACACGCCTTTCAAGACATCCagtgaaataaatgaatcacTGACTCAACACTGCCAGACATTGTTCATGTAAAGCagctttttaacattttagTGATAAAGAAGCGTTTTGAGGCCAGCAGTATTTTTCagaagagacatggaggagttatgGTGACCTTTCAGTGTTTTGTCATTGGCTCATAAACCAGAAAAGTCTTCCAACTATAAACATTTTAACATCCCATCCATCACTGACACCTATGAATAGTCTCTTTTTCCCTGTTCTCCGAGTCTGTAGCTTCACACCGAggtaataatatatcattagatgaaaaaaagagaataaaataaaaagaagcgTGCAGGTGAAGGAAACCTCGAGCTCAATTTCGATTTAATTTTAGACTTTCCTATTTTAAATTAGAGCCATGAAAGATTCTTTTATATGCCGTTTCTTATCTGTGCACCATTAACGTGGTGAAATATGAGCAACAATCAATTTGACACAACATAAAAGAGGAACATTTTCTGCTTGTCTTTGTGTCGGTTGATGAGAGCAGCTGCCACGTTGAAATGCTAATACCGCTGCTGAAAGGTAATGATACGCCTTCAGACTTCAGCTTGTTAAAGAGAGAAGGATGTGGAGTGCAGAGATCTTAATTACTCATttctacatttgtctgacacaATGCAGAGATGTGAAGCCGACAAGAAGGAAGTGAAGTAGAAAATATTTCTGGCACTAATTTTAATGAGGCAAATATAAGAATCAGATGGCGGCTTATGATCGACACAAAACAGGCCGTCAGTTAGATAGATGTCAAGGTGCGAGTATGTGCATCTTTGTGTGCAAGTTTCCCCTCTCCTTCTTATTAAACTTTCCTTGTTCAATGAGGGGTAAAAGAGATAAAAGCAAAGAGGTaaaagagagcagcagcagagctctgaCCTTTGCTGTGGTTGGTTGGGGAGAGGTTTGGGAGTTTCCACAGCAGACGCCTCTCCTCAGCGTTCCTGCAGAGGAAAATAAATAGTCAGTGAGGCCTAACCTGCTTCTCAGTCTCCACCTTTTCTCCATCACAGTTGTCTTCAAATTCTTAAATAACGTGTTGTCAGTGATGAGTGGGTTCTCTGTTCTTTTTGAAGCAGCTTCCAACAATCATTTTTGTTATCGATTCATCTCTATATTAttttttgcgattaatcgcttcGTATATACtgtcaaatgtcagaaaattgtaaaagaaatgcccatcacaagttTTGTTTGATCAATTCTCAGTTTACAAaataacagacaaaaacacagacaacaataACAGAACGCTCTAGGGATGGAAATATCGGTCAgacagtccaccactttggtccacacTGACCacattggatggattgccatgaaatctaGTTCAGACATtaatggtccccagaggatgaatcctactgacttaaagagatcctctgacttttcctccagctACCATTAGGTTAAGTTTGTGCTTGTAAGGTTTAGATGTGGCGAACCCTTACAATCAGGCTGTAAGATGGCGAGATGAAGATGAATGAACAGatgaatcgataatgaaaaataatcttacataatattaaaatacatactACTGTGATAAGACTTGTGTGGTTTACTGGCTCATATCTTCTGGTTACATGGTTCACTTATAATTATATTTGTGCATTACACATAATCTTGTTGATTACAATAATCAGGTAAATAACAGGGCAGACTCACGCTAAACCGGCTACAGGCGACTGACAGTCAACAGTCAACAGAAACGGCTTATTATCCGTCCATTATCACATCATCACTCACCAGGAAGCGGGCGGCTGGCACTGCAGGTCTGTGGCAGTGTGGTCTAATGGCAGCAGCACCTGGACAGCGGCCAGCTGGGTGGAGGGCGCGGTGGCGGGGCAGCAGTGGTAATCCAGAGACACCCGGGTCACGGTGCCGCTGCGCTGACACTCTGCAGACAGCAGGAGGGGAGCCCGACCCGGGTCCTGAGACGACACCTGAGGAAACAATGGAGGCTTTAGAAGTTGAAATGAGTCCAAGACTAAATAAAGAGTCCCGAGCAGGTTTGGTGGCATCTTAAGTCatataaaatagattaaagTCAACTGAAGGAATGGGTTTTACAAAATCTGTTACTTTATTTTATGAGGCCCCAAATTTCTGAATAATTTCCTGATTATTGTCAAAAAGTTTTCTAGAAAATATTATGTATTTTCTTAGGATGTAAGCAATTATGATGATAAATAGAGATAGTGTTCAGTTAATGCACTTTTACACAATTAACAGTAGCACAAAGTCAGCCCAACAGAAATGTGAAAAGGAAACATAAAATTCAACAgatatgacaaataaataaagtttccaataatgaaataatgaatgaagAGTTACTTAAATGACTTAAATAGCTTTTTCTTTCAAGGAAATCCTCATTTTCCTTCGAGTGAACTTTGGGAAAAATTAGTGAATTAACCCTCCGAGACCCGCTCACCATCTAAAATCtcaaaatgcaattcttgcagaaatctcaaaatgtcaaaggttcttgataccaaatcacagcatgaccttttctatggtgttcctcaaggtcttggtgtcataatctggtattttggagggattattgataatatttatcaattcttgagtggtaaaaaatggttaaatttagcaccaaatctgtgtaactaatggtatcaacccaaaaattgctgcaacaacttgtgagacataatagagcattgGAATGGAAATCTTATACGTCTAAACCCTTTTACACTTTcaccatttattttaaataattcattcattcatgtttatttctgatttatgaaaaataaagcatCAGTATTGAATGTTTATTAACTTAAGAAGTTTTAAGTAACACCATCCAAGATACCGGAGTTAAACGGTGCAACTGAGAAGGAGAAATTTTATTAAAATGGcccaaaaatgcagaaaatatcAGTAACGTAGAAAAGTCTTTTTAAATCCTGACCTGATACTTGAGCAGGCCGACGTTGTAGTACGAGGCTTGAGGGTTGAGTTCAGCCTCTCTCTGCAGGTAGAGCTGCAGCGCCTGCATGTTGAACCAGAAGTCTCTGGTGTCGGGGTCACTCTGAGATGGATCACTGTAGAGACACAGGGACAGGACGCTAAGGATCGCATTACAGTCCAAAACACAATTGTTGGTGCCCCGATAGCTCAGTTGGCAGAGCGGGCGCCCCATGTAACAAGGCTGAGTCCtaaccgcggcggcccgggttcgaatccgacctgcAGCCATTTCCGCATGTCGccccctctctcgctctctcccccCCTTTCTAAACTGTCCACTGTGTCAATTAAAAAAGGCTtggaaatgccaaaaaaaaaacaatttggaCTCAACATGCTGACGCCAGCTGACCTGTAGAGCAGCTTTTGATTTGGCAGGAAGTGATCGATCCTTGAGATGTTGACCAGTCTGAAGCTGAGCACGGGAACGTTGGGGTTGGCTGTGAAAATTCGGGTGATGCCGGCAGGGAAGGACATCGTCAGGTCACCTGTGATCTTCACCAGACAGCtggaggaagaaaggaaaacagaaacaaagttaaaattaaTTCTGTTAACAAGTGCCCGAAAAAAATTGGCATTAAATGGGAACGTCACCTTTTACACATTAACATCAGTTTTTGTATCTCAATCTGTGCTGCTTggatttttacctttttttttcccacatctGCCTTTCACATATCCCCCAGCTTTATGGAAATGCAATACTAAATCAATGCAGCAGAACCGGagatattatcttttttattccactacCTTCTAGATACAACCATTCAagtgtgttatgctagtagtgGCTGGAGCTGCTAGCTTCAAGCAGACATGACGGCGGGTACTGGTAAACTCAcactttctaactccacaccccAACATTTGTTTAATTcgcaaacttgtagtcttcagaccCGACCaatgctgactcaagtgacatcacttgaggcaatttatcagacttcacacagctccctctggagccataAAAGGCTTTAAACAACTTTTCTCACATGTGCAGTAAAACTCtccaagacctgtaaacagactttgacatGTAAAAACAGGACCTCCCCTTTAAGAGCAGAGAACGTGcaaaatttatttttctgtgattttgtAAAAAAGGAATCATGCTGACCGGTTGTGTTGTCCACCTTTGAAGTAGGCATTGATATATTCTGTTATGGCTGCTGCCACTGGCCAGGCCTCCTGTGTGCTGAGGGAGATGGGACTGGGACCACGTGACAGGTGCACTGCAGAGAACAAATGTCATAATTCATCATGCTGTTAAGAGAGCGAATACATGCATTTCCCTAACAATCCCTTTAAGCATATCTGTCTCTCTTGCTGCTGAATGCTCACTTCAACAGAAATCTTGCTGCTACTTTCAAGCATCCATCCTGTAGTGTCACTTTATTAATGTGCTGAGGCTTACACTGTCTTGGTTGGTGGTCCTGGTGCTGGTAGGGCAGAGGCGAGGCTTGTCCTGGCCTGGCAGGACTGGGCGCTCGGTTCTGACCCGCCCAGTCGGTGTCCCTGGCCTGAGGCCCCCACTCACtggggctggaggaggaggaggaggtgagggaaGGGCTGGGCTCCGGCAGCGGGGAGGAGCACAGAGACCGGGACTGAAACACAAGTATTGGCAATATTGGCACTATTTTCATAGAGATGATGCCCCTACTGGATCAAATATTACATATTGTAGTTAGCATGTATACATTTTACATGAATTTGGttatatatttgcatttataacCTTTAGAACCATCTCAAAAAGGTAATATTTACAGTATTACAAGAccattatttcagtttttcatttTGCCTGCAGAAAACAATTATCTGCAATAAAACTGTGCCCTTCATatctaaataataatacaacggagtattagggagCTCAATAACATAATATTAGAAGAATATAAATGCATTAAATTAGCAGAGCTGTTAACTCACTCTCTCGCAGCCGCTGACTCGGCTTGACGTCCTCTTAACCCGGGTCGCTCTCTGAGGAGCAGCTACGACCACTTCAGTTGTGTCCTGTCTGAAGTTGTGCTTGGAccctaacaaacacacagacacacaaagtgaCTAAAAGCCACTTTGAAAATCTCACAGGGAAACAAGATTATAAGAGACAGACATCCTCTAAAATCAGTCAGAAGTCGTGTTCAGAACAGACGGAGACGAGCTGAACGAGACACGCTGCCAAATACAAGCTGGCTCAAAAcctaataacattttatttgtattggaTTAATAGAGGGATTTAGCATCCTGTTGGAATCTGAATATTCTTCACAGAGATTTTCCTCTTTTAGTGAGAAAGAAACACCCAAACAATCCTGCCTCACTTGTACTCACTTTAAGAGCGATGTTTCATTCATTTGTATGAATTTATGATGAAATTACATTAATTTTACCTGATGAAGGTATTTAATTAAGTGAGTACAAGGGGTTCACCATGTTTGGGATTAGTTTGGTTCGTTAACAGTCAGAGTTCTGATTCAGAATTTTATTTACCGTCAATGGGACTTTATGGAGTGTAAGAACTTTAAAGTAATTGCtactgagaaaaaaatgtaagtatGTATGATGAAAAAGGCATTTTTATGACTGATGATTATGATTTATAACTATAAACCTAACAAAATcagctagggctgcaactaatgattattttcattaatctattggtctataaaatgtaaaaaaatagttGAAAAATCAAATTTTTTCACAATTAAAATTTCCTGAAGCCAAAGTTGATGTCTTTAAATCACTTGTTTTTTCCAACTTAGAGtccaaaatgcaaatatatCTAGTTCCCCATCACATAAGACATAGTgaatcctcacattttaaaggGTAGAACCAGGTTATGCTTGGTATTTCTGCTTTAATTAAGTTAACTAATAACCATAAAACTATCCCATATGTATAATTCCATAAAAGAAATCCTTGCAGCTGATATATCAACTAAAAAAAGGTTTAGCTGCATAAGCCCTAATGAACGACAGAGCAGACAGGCCCCTGATGGAAAGATTAGGCTTTGTGTTGACTAATTAAAAAATGCTGTCTCAATGCAGAGGTGTGCTTTTATTAGATAAATCTGAATTAAACTGATGAAGTGTAAACTAGAAGAGGGGACTTtcctgcaatgtaaatgcaaatgttactATATTTAACCGTTCTGGGTAGATGGTTGGTTCTTGGTTTATGTTTATTAAGGCACTAGGGCTACTGTAAAATAGTAAATATATCATAATGTGCATTTTCAGCCTCCAGAATTATGTGAAGCATTGGAAAACAGCTAAAACTCCAGATTTTGAGGACTGAGtacattattgattattgatgacCAACTAACTTACACTGAGTGTGTTGCATCGGTCACTCGGTCATGTCGCTTCGTATCATGCAACATCAGAAAGGTCTTATCCGCTGATTATACCGCTCAACTCCTTGTACAGGTCGTCTCTCAGCGTGACTACTGTAAGGCCCCTATGGCAGGGCTGCCAGCATACGCCTTCTCATTCAGTACCATCTCAACGACGACTAGTCATACTATCACTGCGAGGCAGGAAATCTCAATCCTGCTGCTCACTCGGTGGTGAAACGAGATACTGAACTCGGTCTTTACAAATTGTTTGAAGACCTACTTCTTCTCTACTTACATACtacttccatctctctctttaacAACGTAACTTGCTATGCACTTATGTGTTACTTCATACACCTGCTGCCTTGTGGTATTTGTGTCTGGTGGAACATGCAACTGAGTGTTGCAGCACTTTTAGGCTTCTCCCTGATCTACTGTGGCTCATTTGTGCATTGCTTAGGAAATGGATATATGTAAATGTAAGGGCAGAGATTGCATCCTATGACTATTTCAGACTAAAAGTTAGTTTCCTGTTGGGACACTGACTTTTAGATTTCAATCATAGCTAAGAACCTCCTGTGaatgtgacatgttttcttttaatttgattATATTGTTGACTGGGTATCTCACTTTTCTACGTATCTTATTtctatttgtttattaatttatattcttatttttttacaccATGGTTACTACTCTTGTAACCCTGAAATGATTTAAAGCTCGACTTGCTGCCAACTTCAATAAAAACTTAAATGCCAAAAAATCCGTACCCTTGTGCGAGCCGGTACTGCAAGATATCTGAGTGTTCAGATCCAGACAGTCTTGATCCTTATCTGTGGAAAAACACAGATCCTCCTGTGGTCCTGAATGCCTCGTGAGTGGAGGGGCGTTCCTGCGAGGCTCACTGTCTGATGATCgatgtttcctcctctctcctcctcctcctccctctcctttccCTCCTCCATCCTGTGCTTTGGAGCTGCTCAGCCCTCCAGAGACACTTTCGCTAAACGGGTTGTGGACAGAGTTCCAGTGCATCAGCTCCTTCTTAGGCTGAGCTGCAGGCAAAGAGCTTGAATTAGCATCGAGTACCAGCCTGTTGCTATTGGTGGAGCCACCAACGCCACcgccaccgctgctgctgctgtgtggaggGATTAACGCAGCTGCTGCAGCCAGCGTCGACTGGTGCGTTGGGCTGCCAATCATTGTGATCGCAAACGGGTCATCAGAAGTAACAGGAGGTGGGAGGCTCTGGTCtcgttttctgtctctgtctttacgatgagaggaggaagaagaagaggaggaggaagagtttgGGAGTGTCTTGGTGTCGGCGAGGGCGATGGAGAACGGATCCCCTCGCCCCTCAATCCCCCTGCCCTCCTGGGTAGGGCGAGGCGGTGGACGTGCCCAGGCGTCAGACAAGTTTAACGTCTCCTGGGTGACAGTCCTCTCAAACGCAGCAAGGAAGGGGTCCTCAGGGGGGATGTGTTTGCAGTTCCACACCGACGACTCCATCTCAGGAGGGGGGAGGGTCTGGGAGAAAGCAGGAAACCGCATCGATGAGGGGTCCATATCTGGGGGGACACGAGAGGGACGTGACGAGGCGACGGACCAGACGCTGGCAGGGTTGTCCTGCGGGTGAGGACTCCGACCAGGGGAGGGGTCACGGAAAGCAGAGAGGAAAGGGTCCGCAGGTCGTCCCAGTGTTTGCGTCTGCTCTTTACTCTGTGACACAGGAGGCCAAGCCGCCCAACCCACCGGCTCAGGGGAGGGCCCAAGGGGCTGA harbors:
- the fcho1 gene encoding F-BAR domain only protein 1, which produces MAFFKNNFWGEKNAGFDVLYHNMKHGQLATKELAEFVRESAAIEETYSKSMNKLAKMAGNGSPLGTFAPMWDVFRVSSDKLALCHLELMRKMNDLIRDINKYGDEQVKIHRKTKEEMVGTVEAVQALQVQSGHLQKSKEGYHAKGLELDRLRKEGAPQKELEKAELKSKKAAESFALCIEKYNRVGGEFEQKMSESSQRFQEIEEVHLRQMKQLIKGYSHSIEDTHVQVGQVHEEFKQNVENIGIDNLIQKFAELKGTGKDRPALVGFEEYMTALAPEGGKKSRAKAFRIPGLGKRDKEPDSTDSAVTETANSPLEVDDEGFVIRADSTHNGCSEEKENNFYSSDSDFDDEEPKKFHIQIRPVASNNRSNSAATEIELKATVGALTLPPNRGVRQQVSVKRHLSRNSSTAGGRSEEGEGASHRDGEQEGLRRSTSSPDHSRLSSTVSGSDSLFGPPLESAFKSKSFDGREQLREQSAFGASEYAAFSSDSSSPENVEDSGLDSPSHQPLGPSPEPVGWAAWPPVSQSKEQTQTLGRPADPFLSAFRDPSPGRSPHPQDNPASVWSVASSRPSRVPPDMDPSSMRFPAFSQTLPPPEMESSVWNCKHIPPEDPFLAAFERTVTQETLNLSDAWARPPPRPTQEGRGIEGRGDPFSIALADTKTLPNSSSSSSSSSSHRKDRDRKRDQSLPPPVTSDDPFAITMIGSPTHQSTLAAAAALIPPHSSSSGGGGVGGSTNSNRLVLDANSSSLPAAQPKKELMHWNSVHNPFSESVSGGLSSSKAQDGGGKGEGGGGGERRKHRSSDSEPRRNAPPLTRHSGPQEDLCFSTDKDQDCLDLNTQISCSTGSHKGSKHNFRQDTTEVVVAAPQRATRVKRTSSRVSGCERSRSLCSSPLPEPSPSLTSSSSSSPSEWGPQARDTDWAGQNRAPSPARPGQASPLPYQHQDHQPRQLHLSRGPSPISLSTQEAWPVAAAITEYINAYFKGGQHNRCLVKITGDLTMSFPAGITRIFTANPNVPVLSFRLVNISRIDHFLPNQKLLYSDPSQSDPDTRDFWFNMQALQLYLQREAELNPQASYYNVGLLKYQVSSQDPGRAPLLLSAECQRSGTVTRVSLDYHCCPATAPSTQLAAVQVLLPLDHTATDLQCQPPASWNAEERRLLWKLPNLSPTNHSKGSGTLCASWQCLEVPRGPPPSLAVQFVGSGASLSGMDVELVGSRYRMSLVKRRFATGKYMAGCSL